The DNA window AGCGCGACCGGCACGCCGATCCACGCGCTCGCCGTTCCCCAGGTCGCGAACCCGCTCGGGCTCACGATCGCCAACGGCAACAGCCACGCAGCCCGTCCCCCCAGAAGTGGCCAGAGCACCGCGAACATCCCGCCGATGCCCAGCGTCCAGACGACCGCCGTGCCCAGCACGTTGAACGTGTACCCCGTCGGCAGCCCCGACCCGCTGGCGGCGTTGGTCGCGGCGAAGACCGAACGTGCGGCCGAGAGCTCCGCGCCCGCCGGCGTGCCGGCCAATCCGAGCAACGCCACGCCGAGCAGCGTAACTGTCGCATACGCTGTACACACCAACGCCGGGATCCATCTTGACCGTCTGGGCACCTCGCTTAGCATCGCGCCCGCCCGGCCGAAGGAAAGCGCCCAAACCATGAAAAAGACCGTCGCCGATATCGATGTCACTTCCAAGCGTGTGCTGATGCGTGTGGATTTCAACGTGCCGCTGGACGGCGAGACGATCACCGACGATCGCCGCATCACCCAGGCGCTGCCGACGATCAAGGCGGTACTCGCCGGCGGAGGCAAGCTGATCCTCATGTCCCACCTCGGTCGGCCCAAGGGCCAACGAAAGCCCGAGTTCACCCTCGCTCCGGTCGCCAAGCATCTTGCAACGCTGCTGCCCGGCACCTCGGTCGACTTCGCCGACGACTGCATCGGTGACGCGGTGGCCGCCAAGGTGGATGCGTTACAGGATGGCCAAGTGCTGTTGCTGGAAAACCTCCGTTATCACGCCGGCGAGGAAAAGAACGACCCCGACTTCGCCAAACAGCTCGCCGTCTTCGCCGACGTCTACGTCAACGACGCCTTCGGTACCGCCCACCGCGAACACGCCTCGACCTTCGGCGTTCCGCAGCTGCTCGACGGCAAGCCGCGTGTCGCTGGCTTTCTCATCAACAAGGAACTGGAGTACCTCGGCGGCGCGCTCGAAGAGCCGAAGCGGCCGTTCGTCGCCGTGCTCGGCGGGGCGAAGGTCTCCGACAAAATCAAGGTGATCGAGCGTTTGCTCGACAAGGCCGACACACTGCTCATCGGTGGCGCGATGGCGTACACGTTCTTCCTCGCCCAAGGCAAGAAGGTCGGCGACTCGCTGGTCGAGCCGGACAAGGTCGACCTCGCCACGAGCCTGATGAAGAAAGCCGGCGAGAAGCTCAAGCTGCCGGTCGACACCGTCACCGCCACGGAGATGACCGACGACGCCACGACGACCATCGTCGAGGGCGACATCCCCGACGGCCGCGAGGGCTTCGACATCGGCCCCGAAACCCGCAGTCACTTCCTCGACATCGTCGAGAACGCCGGCACCGTGGTCTGGAACGGCCCGATGGGCGTGTTCGAGAAGGTGCCGTTCGCTGCCGGGACCCAGGCGATCGCCGACGCGTGTGTGGCATGCACCGACAAGGGCGGCATCACGATCATCGGCGGCGGCGACAGTGCCGCGGCCGTCGAAAAGCTCGGCCTCTCCGAACGTGTCAGCCACGTCTCCACCGGCGGTGGCGCGAGTCTCGAGTTCCTCGAAAAGGGCCGGTTCACCACCCTCGACCTGCTGGACGATTGATCATGTTCAACCTTGCGACCCCCAAAGCCCACGGCTTTAGCCGTGGGTCCGCCAAACGCCTCGCCGACCCACGCCTGAAGGCGTGGGCTTTGATCGTCTTTGCATGCACCCTCGTCGGTTGCGGCGGCGATGACGCTGGCGAGCCGGGCGTGATCGCGTCGTTCAACGGCGACGAGTTCGCCGCGACCGAGTTCATGGCCGCCTACGAGCCGGCGATCCGTTCCCAGGACAACGGCAACCGCCCCGAAAAGCCGACCGGCATCGACACGCTGACCGGCCGGTTCCGCCTGATCGCCAAATCCGGCGACCGGCAGGGCAACGGCACCGAGCCCGCCCGTGAGTTTGTTCTGACCGTCTCCGGCGTCGACGGTCCGGGCACCTACCCGATCATCCGCGGCGACCAGAACATCGAGTCGTTCCAGCTTTATGCCAAGGATTATGCCGCCGGTTCCCTGGCCGCGCCCGTCGAGTACTACGCCCCGGTCGGCGATACGCAGGTCGGCACGTTGATCATCGACGAACTCGGCCCCGACGCGGTCGGCAGCTTCTCGTTCAGCATTCCGTCCGCGGGCGGGGAAGTCGCCGAAATCACCGACGGTGCGTTTCGCATCGAGGATGTGTTGCCGGCATCGGACGAGTGATCAAAGCGTCACGAGAAAACGTTCCACCGCCGGGCCGACGTTGGCGAAGCCAGTCTTGATCCGCCGGTCCAGCAGGGCGAGTTGATCCAGCGCGCGCCGCAGCCCGACGTCGCCCATCGTCTCGGCCTGTGCCAGTAGCGGCCCGACGTTGCTCGCGGGCCAGATGCGTAGTTCCTTGCCGATGGCGAAGTCGCTGGCGTTGCTGCGGAGCTTCATCCGCCTGGCGGCGGTGGCTTTCTCGACCCAGATCGCCAGCCAGGTCACGGCACGGAAGGCCGCGGAACTGTCGGTCTGCTGAAGTTGTCGCCAGCGTCGCACGGCCTCGGCCGTGTCGCCGCTGCTCAGCGCGTCGGTCATGCTCCACATCTGCTGCTCCCGCTGGAATGCCACGCCGCCGGCGCGGATGGTCTGGGCGGTGACCGGGCCGTCCACGTTCAACGCGAGCTTCGCCAGCTCGTTGTCGATCCGGCCGAGCTCCGCGCCGATGAGGTCGGCGAGCAGGTCGGCCGCGTCGCGATCCATCTCGAGGCCGTGCGCGGTCCGCGCCCGTTGCTCGATCCACGCCGGTAGCTCGCGCTCCTTGGGCGGCTCGCACTTGATCACCTGACCGACCTTCGCGATCGACTTGGCGATCCGCTGGTTGCCCGGGAGCGATCGGCAACGCAGCACCAGCGTCCCCGAATCGGCGGGCGCGGCAACGTAATCTTCGAGTTGGGGGCGGTGCTTGGAAATGAACTCGTCGGCGTCGCGAACAACCACGAGCTTCTCGCCGCCAAACATCGCAAAGCTACGCAACTCGTCGAGTACCTCGGCGAGTCCGGCCCGCTCGCCGTCCACGTCGATCCGTTGCGGCTCATCGGATAGCGTTGCCGTAATCGCCGCCAGACTCTGTTGTTGAAGGAACGGGACTTCGCCGACGAGTGCGTAGACCGGGAGTCCGGGTTTGACGGTCGTGCCGGCTGTGTTCGTGGTGGCGGTCTTGGCCATGAGGCGAGTGCGAGCGGTCGGCGGCGAAAAATCGTTGGCGTCTGGCCCTTTGCGGCGTACCTTGACGCGATGCAGGGTGTCCACGGTAGCAGGTGTGGTGGCGCGTGCCGCCCCGACCGATACATCTCGACGGAGAACCCACACTGATGGCGACGCCGTACGGCACATTTTGCGACGACTTCTACGTCAACCTGCGGCTCGGCACGCAGATGCGCTTGCCCAACACCCGCGAGACGTTGCTCCATTTCTTCGAGCAGGCCCAGAAAGCATTCCCCGGCATGACCCGCTTCAGGCGAGGCGGCGAGGGGGAGTTTTCCATCGAGGAAGACCGCTCCACGCCGACCTACCGCTGGCTCAGCGTCGAGCCGACCCGCCTGTCCGCCGGGCATGTCAATCCCGAAGAACTCGAAGACGCCGCCGGCTTACATCGCATGGTGCTCGAACAAGCGCCGTACGGCCTGGGCATCTCGCCGGTCGAGATCGATTACATGGACGTGCTTTTCGGCTTCGACCTTGAGTTCACCGGTAACCACGACGAGGTCGTGGCCAACGCGCTGCTGAGCGACGCGCCGATCGCCTGCCTGTTCGACGCCGGGGCCGGCAAGCCGCTCGACTTCCAGCCCAAGACGACGGTCGCGCTCAGCGAGGACTGCCGCCTGCAGGCCCGCCTCGAAGTCGTCACGCGCACCGGGAGCTACGAGGTCCGCACCGGTGACTTCGACGAGGACGTCATCAGCGTGTACTTGGTGATTCGTCAGTATTGGGGCAATCGCCGCGAAGGCGCGACGCCGCAGCTGTTCGACGAACTCCTGAACAAAGCCGACGAGCTCGCCAGCGATCGCATCGTCCCGCAGGTGCTTCAGCCGATCAACGCACTGATCAGCAGCAAGAGTTGACGCTTACTTCAAAAACGGCTCGACACGGATGCTTCCGTCCAGTCCGAGTCCGATGGTGATAGCGCCGTCGCGGCCGGTGCGCAGGAGCGGGCGGTCGCCGACCAGTGCCTCGAACGCCTTCTGCTTGCGTGTCGGCGTCGCGTCGTCGCTGCTGACGATCCAGTTGGGATCGACCGCCTCAAGGAACTTTGGCGTGAGTTCTTCCGCGCTGCCGTGGTGCGGGGCGAGCAGAACGTCGGCCGACAGATCGGCCGCGCTCCGTAGCAACTCGCCCATGGCCGCGTTCTCGATGTCACCGGCGAAGAGCATCGTGCGATCGGCGACGTGGAGCCTAACCACGAGCGACGTGTCGTTGGCCGTCCATTGCTCCCCGAGCACCGGTGGCCAGAGCACTTCGAGGTACGCATTCCGGCCCAGTGGCACACGCTCCCCGGCGGAGACGACCGTGGGCGGCAGGTCCGCGGCGTTGAGTTGCCGAAGCACCGCCAGGCCGGCCGGGTCGCGCTGGGCGTCGTCGATGAACCTCGGCCCGACCAGCACGGTGCCCGGTGCGTAGCGCGTGGCCACATCGCCGGCCGCGCCGTAGTGATCCGCGTTGGCGTGCGTGATAAGCAACCCCTCAATCGCGGTGAGCTTGGCACGCCGCAGGTAAGGCCCGATCGCCCGGCCCATCGGGTCGCTCATCGTCGCGCTGCCCGCGTCGATCAACCAAGTCCGACGTTGAGGTGTTTCGATCACGACGCATTGGCCTGCTCCCACCGCAAGCACCGTCACGCGGACTTCGTCAACCTCGCCCGCCAACGCCTGGGGCGCGGCGATGGTCAGGGCGGGTTTGCGCTGCAGGTACGGCCCGACGATGAGCACGAATGTCGCCGCGGCCAAGGCGCCGCGCGTGCTCCATCGCATGGTGCCGGTCGGCCACTTGCGCACGGCCGCGGCCAATGCCGCGAAGTAGATCAGCACGATCAGCAACGCCGGTTGCGGCAGCGGCACGTCGGCGGCGGGCAAGCCGGACAAGCTCGCCGCGGAGCTTCGCATCCAGCCGGCAGGAATCGCCGCGAGGTCGGCCCACAACGCATCGCCCCACGGGACCGCCGTGCTCGCCAGCACCTTCAGCAAGCCGACGCACAGCGCGAGCATCGTCGGCCCGCTCAGCAGGATTGAGCCGGCCACGCCCCACGGGTTGAGCTGGCCGAAGTGCCAAGCCACCAGCGGCATCGACACCGCCCACGCCACGAGAGTCGCGGCGACGACATTGATCGTCTTGTTGTCGAACCACCGCGCGGCCACCGACCAACCGCTGGCCAAGTAGGCGTCATCCGGTCGGGCCCATTCGGTGACGCGCTCGACGACGATCGGCGTGAGCACCAGCAGCCCGAACACCGTGCCGAACGAGAGTTGAAACCCCGCCGAGAACAGGTCGTGCGGTTGCAACAGAAGCACGATGATCGCGGCGACCGACAGCGATTGCAGCGGGTCGGCCTTGTGCCGTAGTAGCAAACCGACGGCAAACGCGGACCAGAGGATCACCGCTCGCGCGACCGACGGTGTCGGCTGTGCGAGCCAGCCGTAGGCGAGGACGAAGACGGTCGCCGCCAGCAGTGCCGGGCGCGGGGGCAGTTGCGTGAGTCGGGCGACGAGGAACACGAACCCGCCCATGATTGCGACGTGCATGCCGCTGATCGCGAGGTGGTGGCCGGCCCCGATGGCGCGGAAGTCGTCGGCGACATCGCTCATCAGCGGGTCACGTTCACCGAGAATCAGCGCCGTGAGCAGCGCGGCGTCGATCACGTCCATGTCGTCGAACCCGGCGGTGAGACGTTGGCGAACGAAGGCCCGCGCGGCGGTCCGTAATGGCGGGGCGGCCGTGTCGATGATGCGAAGCTGATCCGGGCCGTTGATCGACACGCCGGCGAGAATGCGGTCGGCACGGTAGTGCCGGGACCAATCGAACTGTCCGGGGTTCATCGCCGGGGCCGGTCGGCGTAGCAGTGCGAGTGCTTCGATCGTCTGGCCGGCGGCGAGACGTGGGTCGACCCGGCGGACGTTGAGCAAGACGCTGCCACGGGTGTTCGCCCAACCGTCGATGGTTTCGATGGCCACGACTTCCGCGATGCTGTTTTGCATGGGCGGCATCGGGATCATCGCGTCGGCGTCCGGGATTCGGACCCGTGGCGGCTCGTCGAGTCGAAGGCGGACGCGGACCAGTTGCGGCTTGGCCGTTGTGAAATGGGCAACGTCGTTGGGGGCGTAGCGGTGCCAGTGATGCTGTGCCGCCGCGAAGCCGAGTGCGGCGAAACCGAGTAGCAGGATCGTCGTCGACCGCCCGGCGAGCGAGATGACGAACGCCATCGTGGCGATCGCAAGAGCCACCCACGGCCAGGGGGCGATATGCGTCGAGAGAACGATCCCGCCGATCAACGCCAGCGCCACCGGCAATGCCGCACGGCGAAATGACGCTGGCGAGCCCACCCGTGCCAAGTTACCGGTGATGGCGTTGTGTTGCGAAAGAAACACAACTTTGGCAAGCCGGCACGATACTGGCGCGGTGCCCGGCTTGTGGGTCATCGGCCCCGTGTTACCCTACAATGCCCGTCAGCGCCCGGTGACAGGTCACGGTCGGCCCCGCTTCCGACCGGTGTTTCGAGCGAAAGGCAGTATGTCATGGCCAAACTCCAGAAAAAACTCGGTGAAATCCTCGTCGATTGGGGCATCAATAAGCCCGAAGAGATCAAGCAGGGCCTCGACCACGCCAAGGAAAAAAAGCTCCGCATCGGCGAGGCGCTGGTCGATTTGAAAATCTCCACCGAGGCCAACGTTTACAAGGCATTGGCCGCCCAGCAGAACCTGGAGTTCGAGGACCTCGACGCCAATAGCGTGCCGCCTAATGCGGTCAACGCGATCCCCGACGACCTGATGCGTAAGCACCTGATCCTCCCGTTGGGCAACGAGGGGGGCAAGATGCGCGTCGCCATGCACGACCCGCTCGATTTCGAGCTTCAGGAAATCCTCCGCTTCCGTATCGGCAAGGAGATCAAGCCGGTCCTGGCACCCAAGACCAAAATCAAGCAGGTCATCGACTCGCTGTTCAACGCCAACGCGACCAGCACCATCGACCAGACGATGGACCGCACCATCGACCGTTTGCGCGACACGATGGACCGGTCCATGGACGGCTCGATCGACAAGTCCATCGACAAATCGATCGACAAGAGCATCGACAAATCGATCGACCTCGGGAGCATGGGCGAGGACGCCGACGACCCGACGCAGGCACCGATCATCAAGCTGGTACAGGCGATGATCGCCGAGGCGGTGCGGACGCGTGCGTCGGATATTCACATCGAGCCGATGAAGGACCGCGTCAAGGTGCGCTACCGCATCGACGGCGAGTGTGTCGAGCGCGACAAGATCCCGCTGCGCATGCGTGGTCCGCTGATCTCGCGCATCAAGATCATGGCCGGCATCGACATCGCCGAGAAGCGCCTCCCCCAGGACGGCCGCATCAAGATGACCGTCGACAACCAGCAGATCGACTTCCGTGTCTCGACGCTGCCCGCCTACCACGGCGAGTCGACCGTGCTGCGTATTCTGCGGCCCGACAACGTCCGCATCGGCCTAGAGAACATGGGCTTCGAGTCCGAGGACTACGCGGAGTTCGAGAAGATCATCAAACGCCCCAACGGCATCTTCCTCGTCACGGGCCCGACCGGTTCTGGTAAGACGACCACGCTCTACGGTGCGCTCAACGTTCTGAACCGCCCGGACCGCAAGATCATCACCGCCGAGGACCCGGTCGAATACAACTTCGCCGGCATCAACCAGTGCCAGGTCCGCGAAGCGATCGGTCTGTCATTCGCGAAAATCCTTCGGGCCATGCTGCGTCAGGCACCCAACATCATTCTCGTGGGTGAGATTCGTGACCTCGAAGTGGCCGAGGTCGCTATCCAGGCGGCACTCACCGGTCACTTGGTGTTCTCTACGCTCCACACCAACGACGCCCCGTCGGCCATCACGCGTCTGATCGACATGGGCGTGAAGCCGTTCCTGGTCGCATCCGCGGTGCAGGCGATCATGGCCCAGCGTCTGGTGCGCGTGCTGTGCCCGAAATGTAAGGTGATCGACAAGGAACCTGACGAAAACTGGCTGCGCTTGGCGGGCATCACGCAGGAGATGCTCGAGGGCAAAACTCTCTACAAGCCGCGCGGTTGCGACCACTGCGCCGGCACCGGCTTCCGTGGCCGACAGGGCATCTTCGAGCTCATGAAGCTCAACAACGAAGTCCGCCAACTCGCCTTCGACCGCGCCCCGACCAACAAGATCCGCAAGGCCGCCCGCGACAGCGGCATGAAGACCCTGCTGCAGGACGGCGTGATCAAAGTGCTCAAGGGCGTGACCACCGCCGAGGAAATCGTCAAGGTCGCCCAGGTCGAGGGCGTTGCCACAGAGTAACTGAGTACAGAACATGGCCACGATTCAGATCGACAGACTGCTTGAGACCGTCGTCAAGCGCAAGGCGTCCGACCTTCACCTTGCCATTGGCAAGCCGCCGACGTTGCGCCTCTCCGGGCGGCTGCGTGAGTTGCAGACCAAGGTGCTCGACCCCGAGGACACCGTCTCGCTCATGAAGGCGATCACGCCCGAGCGCATCCAGCAGGAGTACGAAGAGACCGGCTCGGGCGACTTCGGTTTCGCGTATGGCGAGGAGGCCCGCTTCCGCGTGGCGATCTTCAAGCAGAAGGGCGCTTGCTCGTTGGTGCTGCGGCGAATCCCGAACACGATTCTGACCTTCGAGCAGATCGGCTTGCCGGAGATGGCCCGCCAGATCTGCCGGCGCCCGCGTGGCATCTTCCTCGTGACTGGCCCGACCGGCTCGGGCAAGACCACGACGCTCGCGTGCATGATCAACTACATCAACGAGCAGTTCGATCGGCACATCATCACGATGGAAGACCCCATCGAGTACTACCACCCGCACAAGAAATCCATCGTCGTGCAGCGCGAGATCGGCGTCGATACGCCGTCGTTCTCCGAAGCGCTGCGGCGTGCCTTGCGTCAGGACCCCGACGTCATGCTCGTGGGTGAGATGCTTGACTTGCCGACGATCTCCTCGGCGATCACCGCCGCGGAAACCGGTCACTTGGTCTTCGGCACGCTCCACACCTCCGGTGCCGCTTCAACTATCAACCGAATCATCGACGCGTTCCCGACCGACCAGCAGGAGCAGGTTCGTGTGCAGCTGGCGAACAACCTCATCGCCGTGCTTTCGCAGGCGCTGATGCCCCGCGCCGACACCGACGGCATGCTCGCGGCGTACGAGTTCATGTACGTCACGCCCTCGATCCAGAACCTCATCCGCGAAAACAAGTCCTACCGCATCGACTCGGACATTCAGACCGGTAAGAAGTACGGCATGCAGCTGCTGGACGACAACCTCTGGATGCACTACCTCGCCGGGCACATCACCGCCGAGGACGCGGTCGACAAGTCCAAGAACCCCGGCGGCATGGTCGATCGCATCCAGCGTCACGGGGCCGACGACATCGATGACCTCGACGACGGCCTGCTCGCCGAGGTCGACGATGATGATGACGGCGGTGGTGCGGGTGCCGAGCCCGAGGACGCTGCCGCCCTCCAGGCCCGTCGTGACCGGATGAAGAAGATGTAAGATTCGCGCCGCTTGTTTGTATGATCCGTATCCCCGCACCCGGAGTATTCCATGCCCCCGACCGCCACTGCCGACGCCCCGACGAAGATGCCCCCGATCGACCAGCTCAAAGGACGTCCGATCGGCCGCGTGCTTACGAAGATGGGCAAGGTCAAGCGCGAGCAGGTCGTCGAAGCGCTGAACTTCCAGAAGCAGAAGGGCGGTGCGCTGGGGCAAATCCTGCGCGACTTCGATTACATCTCCGAGGCCGACCTTAACATCGCCCTCGCCGCCCAGCAGGGCTACGAACTTCTTGATCTGCGTGGGATGGAGATTCCGCCCGAAGCGATCAAGGCCGTCCCCGCCCAGACGGCGCAGACGTACGAGTTGATCCCGATCAAGTTCGATGAAGCCAGGAAGCGGCTCACCGTCGCGATGGCCAATCAGGACAACTTCCAGGCACTCGACGAGCTGCGCAACCTGTTCGGCTTCAAGGTCGAGGCGAAGATCGCCGAGGCCGACCAGATCAAGTCGTTGATCACCAAGTACTACGACACCGCCGACGAGTCGCTCGGCGACGTCCTTGGCGAACTCAACACCGACGACAACCTCGCCGACCTCAAGAAGAAGTCCGGCGGAGAGAGCCTCGACCTCGAGACGCTCAAGGATGCCGCGGATTCCAACCCGGTCCGCAAGCTGATCAACCTCGTGTTGCTTCAAGCGATCAAGGACAAGGCGTCCGACATCCACTTCGAGCCGTTCGAGGACGAATACAAGCTGCGGTATCGCATCGACGGTGTGCTGTACGAGATGATGCCGCCGCCGAACCACATCGGTGCGGCGCTCTCGTCGCGTGTGAAGGTCATGGCGAACCTCGACATCGCCGAGCGCCGCATGCCTCAGGACGGCCGTATCGAACTCAACGTCAACAACCAGCAGATCGACCTTCGTGTGTCGGTCTTGCCGACGATGTTCGGTGAGTCGGTCGTGATGCGTGTGCTGGACCGCAGCAACGTGAACCTCGATTTGGAGATGATCGGGCTCAGCCCCGAGGAGCTCAAGATCGTCCGCGTGCTGATCAACAAGCCAAACGGCATCGTGATCGTCACCGGCCCGACCGGCTCGGGCAAAACCACCACGCTCTACTCCGCTCTCAACGAACTCAACGACCCGACCGAAAAACTCATCACCGCCGAGGACCCGGTCGAATACGACATTGACGGCATCATCCAGTGTCAGATCCGACCCGACATCGAGATGACGTTCGCGCGGATCCTCCGCTCCATGCTGCGTCAAGACCCGGACACCATTCTCGTGGGTGAGATCCGTGACCGCGAGACCGCCGAGATCGCGGTGCAGGCATCGCTCACCGGTCACTTGGTCTTCTCGACCTTGCACACCAACGACGCACCCTCGTCGATCGCACGTCTGCTCGACCTTGGCCTCGAGCCGTTCCTGGTGACCGCGACGCTCGAAGGCGTGATCGCCCAGCGCCTGGTGCGAAAGATCTGCCTCGACTGCAAGACCGAGTACACCCCCGCGCTCGAACAGCTGATGGAGCTCGAGCTCAAGCCCGAGGACGTCGAAGGGCAGAAGTTCTTCTACGGCAAGGGTTGCGACAACTGCAACAACACCGGCTACAAGGGCCGGCTTGGCGTGTTCGAGATCATGACGCTCGATGACGACATGCGCGAGATGATCGTCAACCGTGACTCGACGCAGAAGCTCCGCGATGCCGCCAAGGCCCGCGGCATGACCACCCTCCGCGATGCCGGCTTGAAGGCGATCTTCGACGGCCTGTCGACCATCGAGGAAGTCGTCCGCGAGACGATCGTCGAAGAATAGCTTCTGGCTCTCCACGCGTGGCAACCCTCACGCGCATCTTTCATGCCCGACATCCATCCCACTGCCATTGTCGCCGACACCGTCACCATCGGCGAAGGCACGACCGTGCTTCCCTACACCATTATCGAGGGGAACACGGTCATCGGGCGCAACTGCACCATCGGCCCCCACGCGGCCATCGGCGGGCCGCCACAACACCGCAATTCGCCGATCGACGATGGCTGGGTCGTCATCGGCGATGACTGCGTGCTGCGTGAACAGACGACCGTCAATCGTGCGACGAAGCCCGGACGAGACAACGCCACGGCCGTTGGTGATCGTTGCTACCTGATGACCAGCGTTCACCTCGGCCATGACACCAAACTCGGTGCGGACATTACCCTCGCTAATCAGGTGATGATCGCTGGCCATGCGGCGATCGGCGACGGGACGTTTTTCGGTGGCGGCACGGGCATCCATCAGTACTCCCGTGTCGGGCGTCTCTGCATGATTCACGGTAACGAAGGCCTCT is part of the Planctomycetota bacterium genome and encodes:
- a CDS encoding type IV pilus twitching motility protein PilT; its protein translation is MATIQIDRLLETVVKRKASDLHLAIGKPPTLRLSGRLRELQTKVLDPEDTVSLMKAITPERIQQEYEETGSGDFGFAYGEEARFRVAIFKQKGACSLVLRRIPNTILTFEQIGLPEMARQICRRPRGIFLVTGPTGSGKTTTLACMINYINEQFDRHIITMEDPIEYYHPHKKSIVVQREIGVDTPSFSEALRRALRQDPDVMLVGEMLDLPTISSAITAAETGHLVFGTLHTSGAASTINRIIDAFPTDQQEQVRVQLANNLIAVLSQALMPRADTDGMLAAYEFMYVTPSIQNLIRENKSYRIDSDIQTGKKYGMQLLDDNLWMHYLAGHITAEDAVDKSKNPGGMVDRIQRHGADDIDDLDDGLLAEVDDDDDGGGAGAEPEDAAALQARRDRMKKM
- the holA gene encoding DNA polymerase III subunit delta; amino-acid sequence: MAKTATTNTAGTTVKPGLPVYALVGEVPFLQQQSLAAITATLSDEPQRIDVDGERAGLAEVLDELRSFAMFGGEKLVVVRDADEFISKHRPQLEDYVAAPADSGTLVLRCRSLPGNQRIAKSIAKVGQVIKCEPPKERELPAWIEQRARTAHGLEMDRDAADLLADLIGAELGRIDNELAKLALNVDGPVTAQTIRAGGVAFQREQQMWSMTDALSSGDTAEAVRRWRQLQQTDSSAAFRAVTWLAIWVEKATAARRMKLRSNASDFAIGKELRIWPASNVGPLLAQAETMGDVGLRRALDQLALLDRRIKTGFANVGPAVERFLVTL
- a CDS encoding phosphoglycerate kinase, with amino-acid sequence MKKTVADIDVTSKRVLMRVDFNVPLDGETITDDRRITQALPTIKAVLAGGGKLILMSHLGRPKGQRKPEFTLAPVAKHLATLLPGTSVDFADDCIGDAVAAKVDALQDGQVLLLENLRYHAGEEKNDPDFAKQLAVFADVYVNDAFGTAHREHASTFGVPQLLDGKPRVAGFLINKELEYLGGALEEPKRPFVAVLGGAKVSDKIKVIERLLDKADTLLIGGAMAYTFFLAQGKKVGDSLVEPDKVDLATSLMKKAGEKLKLPVDTVTATEMTDDATTTIVEGDIPDGREGFDIGPETRSHFLDIVENAGTVVWNGPMGVFEKVPFAAGTQAIADACVACTDKGGITIIGGGDSAAAVEKLGLSERVSHVSTGGGASLEFLEKGRFTTLDLLDD
- a CDS encoding ATPase, T2SS/T4P/T4SS family, which encodes MAKLQKKLGEILVDWGINKPEEIKQGLDHAKEKKLRIGEALVDLKISTEANVYKALAAQQNLEFEDLDANSVPPNAVNAIPDDLMRKHLILPLGNEGGKMRVAMHDPLDFELQEILRFRIGKEIKPVLAPKTKIKQVIDSLFNANATSTIDQTMDRTIDRLRDTMDRSMDGSIDKSIDKSIDKSIDKSIDLGSMGEDADDPTQAPIIKLVQAMIAEAVRTRASDIHIEPMKDRVKVRYRIDGECVERDKIPLRMRGPLISRIKIMAGIDIAEKRLPQDGRIKMTVDNQQIDFRVSTLPAYHGESTVLRILRPDNVRIGLENMGFESEDYAEFEKIIKRPNGIFLVTGPTGSGKTTTLYGALNVLNRPDRKIITAEDPVEYNFAGINQCQVREAIGLSFAKILRAMLRQAPNIILVGEIRDLEVAEVAIQAALTGHLVFSTLHTNDAPSAITRLIDMGVKPFLVASAVQAIMAQRLVRVLCPKCKVIDKEPDENWLRLAGITQEMLEGKTLYKPRGCDHCAGTGFRGRQGIFELMKLNNEVRQLAFDRAPTNKIRKAARDSGMKTLLQDGVIKVLKGVTTAEEIVKVAQVEGVATE
- a CDS encoding ComEC/Rec2 family competence protein, producing the protein MTHKPGTAPVSCRLAKVVFLSQHNAITGNLARVGSPASFRRAALPVALALIGGIVLSTHIAPWPWVALAIATMAFVISLAGRSTTILLLGFAALGFAAAQHHWHRYAPNDVAHFTTAKPQLVRVRLRLDEPPRVRIPDADAMIPMPPMQNSIAEVVAIETIDGWANTRGSVLLNVRRVDPRLAAGQTIEALALLRRPAPAMNPGQFDWSRHYRADRILAGVSINGPDQLRIIDTAAPPLRTAARAFVRQRLTAGFDDMDVIDAALLTALILGERDPLMSDVADDFRAIGAGHHLAISGMHVAIMGGFVFLVARLTQLPPRPALLAATVFVLAYGWLAQPTPSVARAVILWSAFAVGLLLRHKADPLQSLSVAAIIVLLLQPHDLFSAGFQLSFGTVFGLLVLTPIVVERVTEWARPDDAYLASGWSVAARWFDNKTINVVAATLVAWAVSMPLVAWHFGQLNPWGVAGSILLSGPTMLALCVGLLKVLASTAVPWGDALWADLAAIPAGWMRSSAASLSGLPAADVPLPQPALLIVLIYFAALAAAVRKWPTGTMRWSTRGALAAATFVLIVGPYLQRKPALTIAAPQALAGEVDEVRVTVLAVGAGQCVVIETPQRRTWLIDAGSATMSDPMGRAIGPYLRRAKLTAIEGLLITHANADHYGAAGDVATRYAPGTVLVGPRFIDDAQRDPAGLAVLRQLNAADLPPTVVSAGERVPLGRNAYLEVLWPPVLGEQWTANDTSLVVRLHVADRTMLFAGDIENAAMGELLRSAADLSADVLLAPHHGSAEELTPKFLEAVDPNWIVSSDDATPTRKQKAFEALVGDRPLLRTGRDGAITIGLGLDGSIRVEPFLK
- a CDS encoding acyl-[acyl-carrier-protein]--UDP-N-acetylglucosamine O-acyltransferase, whose amino-acid sequence is MPDIHPTAIVADTVTIGEGTTVLPYTIIEGNTVIGRNCTIGPHAAIGGPPQHRNSPIDDGWVVIGDDCVLREQTTVNRATKPGRDNATAVGDRCYLMTSVHLGHDTKLGADITLANQVMIAGHAAIGDGTFFGGGTGIHQYSRVGRLCMIHGNEGLSLDVPPFALVQHTCVRGPNVIGLRRNGFSSETRQAIARAYQTLRRVPVMSKALAQLECVDVPEVREIVEFYRASKRGVTTARRKRV
- a CDS encoding ATPase, T2SS/T4P/T4SS family, translating into MPPTATADAPTKMPPIDQLKGRPIGRVLTKMGKVKREQVVEALNFQKQKGGALGQILRDFDYISEADLNIALAAQQGYELLDLRGMEIPPEAIKAVPAQTAQTYELIPIKFDEARKRLTVAMANQDNFQALDELRNLFGFKVEAKIAEADQIKSLITKYYDTADESLGDVLGELNTDDNLADLKKKSGGESLDLETLKDAADSNPVRKLINLVLLQAIKDKASDIHFEPFEDEYKLRYRIDGVLYEMMPPPNHIGAALSSRVKVMANLDIAERRMPQDGRIELNVNNQQIDLRVSVLPTMFGESVVMRVLDRSNVNLDLEMIGLSPEELKIVRVLINKPNGIVIVTGPTGSGKTTTLYSALNELNDPTEKLITAEDPVEYDIDGIIQCQIRPDIEMTFARILRSMLRQDPDTILVGEIRDRETAEIAVQASLTGHLVFSTLHTNDAPSSIARLLDLGLEPFLVTATLEGVIAQRLVRKICLDCKTEYTPALEQLMELELKPEDVEGQKFFYGKGCDNCNNTGYKGRLGVFEIMTLDDDMREMIVNRDSTQKLRDAAKARGMTTLRDAGLKAIFDGLSTIEEVVRETIVEE